One region of Triticum aestivum cultivar Chinese Spring chromosome 6B, IWGSC CS RefSeq v2.1, whole genome shotgun sequence genomic DNA includes:
- the LOC123137519 gene encoding pentatricopeptide repeat-containing protein At4g18840-like, translating to MQTTRGADQHCPILAGPTCQCSPMANSQPSSWLAAVATNAAARPAILHRAHAALITSGHLSSCTSVNSLLRAARIPAACALLLRFLLLHRLPPDHLSLSFSLHSCTRSPSLPVASLLHSFAFRLGHARDVYVLNAAVSAYFRATDVASAERLFSYTKDVADVVTWTTMVTGHANAGDVARARWFFDAMPERNVVSWNAMLGAYASAGMLSKARKVFDTMPSRNAASWSSMVTGLVQSNQCEEALRVFSEMVGTGVVPNEAALVSAVSACSLLRSIEHGMWVHAYAKRELNGMSVILATAIVDMYGKCGGIHNAVRVFAAMPVKNIYSWNSMITGLAMNGREMQALSLFWKMQMAGVRPNDITFIGLLGACSHSGLVDEGRWLFNKMVNGFGIQPLQEHYGLMVDLLGRAGHVREAVDFVNSMPVEPHPGLWGALAGACKIHGEVELGEEIAKKLIELEPRHGSRYILLSNIYGASNRWDDMATVRRLLKERKVPKGTGNAMVGNDGQSMKSMLG from the coding sequence ATGCAGACCACTCGAGGGGCAGATCAACATTGCCCCATTCTCGCCGGTCCTACCTGTCAGTGCTCTCCCATGGCGAACTCCCAGCCCTCCTCCTGGCTCGCCGCCGTGGCGACCAATGCCGCCGCCAGGCCAGCCATCCTCCACCGCGCCCACGCCGCCCTCATCACCTCTGGCCACCTATCCTCCTGCACCTCCGTTAACTCCCTCCTCCGCGCCGCTCGCATCCCCGCTGCCTGCGCCCTtctcctccgcttcctcctcctccaccgcctcccgcccgaccacctctccctctccttctccctccactCCTGCACCCGCTCCCCCAGCCTCCCCGTCGCAAGCCTCCTCCACTCGTTCGCCTTCAGGCTTGGCCATGCCCGCGACGTCTACGTCCTCAATGCTGCCGTCTCCGCCTACTTCAGGGCCACCGACGTCGCCTCCGCCGAGCGGCTCTTCTCCTACACAAAGGATGTCGCCGACGTTGTCACCTGGACCACCATGGTCACCGGGCATGCCAACGCCGGCGACGTTGCGCGTGCGAGGTGGTTCTTCGACGCCATGCCTGAGAGGAACGTGGTTTCCTGGAACGCGATGCTGGGCGCCTACGCATCCGCCGGGATGCTGTCCAAGGCGCGGAAGGTGTTCGATACAATGCCCAGCCGGAATGCCGCCTCGTGGAGCTCGATGGTTACTGGGCTCGTGCAGTCCAATCAGTGTGAGGAGGCGTTGAGGGTGTTCAGTGAAATGGTCGGGACGGGTGTCGTGCCGAATGAGGCTGCACTGGTGAGCGCTGTCTCAGCGTGCTCTCTGCTGCGGTCGATAGAGCACGGCATGTGGGTACATGCGTATGCCAAGCGGGAGCTGAATGGGATGAGCGTCATCCTCGCGACAGCGATTGTTGACATGTATGGTAAATGTGGGGGTATCCATAATGCCGTCAGGGTGTTTGCTGCAATGCCTGTGAAAAACATCTACTCGTGGAACTCGATGATTACTGGACTCGCCATGAACGGCAGGGAAATGCAGGCCTTGTCACTCTTCTGGAAGATGCAGATGGCTGGTGTTCGACCAAATGATATAACCTTCATCGGGTTGCTGGGTGCTTGTAGCCACTCAGGTCTCGTTGATGAGGGCCGCTGGTTGTTCAACAAGATGGTTAATGGCTTTGGAATCCAGCCACTCCAAGAGCACTACGGCCTAATGGTTGATTTACTCGGTCGGGCGGGTCATGTTAGGGAGGCAGTGGATTTTGTCAACAGCATGCCGGTGGAGCCGCATCCGGGCTTGTGGGGTGCGCTTGCTGGCGCCTGCAAGATCCATGGtgaggtggagcttggtgaggagaTTGCCAAGAAGCTCATTGAACTGGAGCCCCGTCATGGTAGCCGGTACATCCTCCTGTCAAACATATATGGTGCATCAAACAGATGGGATGACATGGCCACTGTGCGCAGGCTCCTTAAGGAGCGCAAGGTCCCCAAGGGCACTGGCAATGCCATGGTTGGTAATGATGGTCAGTCTATGAAATCCATGCTAGGTTAG
- the LOC123137520 gene encoding phosphoenolpyruvate carboxylase kinase 1, producing the protein MSADLNRDYEIGEEIGRGRFGVVHRCTSRSTGEAFAVKSVDRSNLADDLDRELAEIEPKLAQLAGAGNPGVVQVHAVYEDDSWTHMVMDLCSGPDLLDWVRLRRGAPVPEPVAADIVAQLAQALALCHRRGVAHRDVKPDNVVLDVDDDGENSSPRARLADFGSAAWIGADGGRAEGLVGTPHYVAPEVVSGGDYGEKADVWSAGVVMYVLLSGGALPFGGETAKDVLSAVMRGSVRFPPRLFSGVSPAAKDLMRRMMCRDEWRRFSAEQVLRHPWIVSGGGARAMEQPT; encoded by the exons ATGAGTGCAGACCTAAACAGAGACTACGAGATTGGCGAGGAGATCGGCCGCGGGCGGTTCGGCGTCGTCCACCGCTGCACGTCGCGCTCCACCGGAGAGGCCTTCGCCGTCAAGTCCGTCGACCGCTCCAACCTCGCCGACGACCTCGACCGGGAGCTGGCGGAGATCGAGCCCAAGCTGGCCCAGCTCGCCGGCGCGGGGAACCCGGGCGTCGTGCAGGTGCACGCCGTCTACGAGGACGACTCGTGGACCCACATGGTCATGGACCTCTGCTCCGGCCCGGACCTGCTCGACTGGGTCCGCCTACGCCGCGGCGCGCCCGTGCCGGAGCCCGTCGCCGCGGACATCGTCGCGCAGCTCGCCCAGGCGCTCGCGCTCTGCCACCGTCGCGGGGTCGCCCACCGCGACGTCAAGCCTGACAACGTCGTCCTGGACGTCGACGACGACGGTGAAAACAGCTCCCCGCGCGCGCGGCTCGCGGACTTCGGGTCGGCCGCGTGGATCGGCGCCGACGGCGGCCGCGCCGAGGGCCTCGTGGGCACCCCACACTACGTCGCGCCCGAGGTTGTTTCCGGCGGTGACTACGGCGAGAAGGCCGACGTGTGGAGCGCAGGCGTGGTGATGTATGTGCTGCTCTCCGGCGGCGCGCTCCCCTTCGGCGGCGAGACGGCGAAGGACGTGCTCTCGGCCGTGATGCGGGGCAGCGTCAGGTTCCCGCCGAGGCTGTTCTCCGGCGTGTCTCCGGCCGCCAAGGACCTGATGAGGCGGATGATGTGCCGCGACGAGTGGCGACGCTTCTCCGCCGAGCAAGTTCTCC GCCACCCGTGGATCGTGAGCGGCGGAGGAGCCCGGGCGATGGAGCAGCCAACCTGA
- the LOC123137521 gene encoding adenosine kinase 2 yields the protein MAASNGLEGVLLGMGNPLLDISAVVDEAFLAKYDVKLNNAILAEDKHLPMYDELSSKGNVEYIAGGATQNSIRVAQWMLQTPGATSYMGCIGKDKYGEEMKSAAKAAGVTAHYYEDEAAPTGTCAVCVVGGERSLIANLSAANCYKSEHLKKPENWALVEKAKYIYIAGFFLTVSPESIQLVAEHAAASNKVFLMNLSAPFICEFFRDAQEKVLPYADYIFGNETEARIFSKVRGWETENVEEIALKISQLPLASGKQKRIAVITQGADPVVVAEDGKVKTFPVILLPKEKLVDTNGAGDAFVGGFLSQLVQGKSIEDCVKAGCYAANVIIQQSGCTYPEKPDFN from the exons ATGGCGGCGAGCAACGGCCTCGAGGGTGTGCTCCTGGGGATGGGCAACCCCCTTCTCGACATCTCCGCCGTCGTCGACGAGGCCTTCCTCGCTAA GTATGATGTCAAGCTGAACAATGCCATTCTCGCCGAGGACAAGCACTTGCCCAT GTATGATGAGTTGTCCAGCAAGGGCAATGTTGAATATATTGCTGGAG GAGCCACGCAGAACTCTATCAGGGTTGCCCAA TGGATGCTTCAAACTCCTGGTGCAACAAGTTACATGGGTTGCATTGGAAAGGACAAGTATGGTGAGGAGATGAAGAGTGCCGCTAAAGCTGCAGGAGTCACT GCTCACTACTATGAGGATGAGGCTGCTCCTACAGGCACATGTGCTGTCTGTGTTGTTGGTGGTGAAAG GTCATTGATTGCAAACTTATCTGCAGCGAACTGCTACAAATCTGAGCATCTAAAGAAGCCAGAGAACTGGGCACTAG TTGAGAAAGCAAAATACATCTACATTGCTGGCTTTTTCCTTACGGTGTCCCCTGAATCTATTCAGCTTGTTGCTGAGCATGCTGCTGCAAGTAACAAG GTTTTCTTGATGAACCTCTCCGCTCCCTTTATCTGTGAGTTTTTCCGTGATGCCCAAGAGAAGGTTCTTCC GTATGCGGACTACATCTTTGGAAATGAAACTGAGGCAAGGATCTTCTCTAAAGTCCGTGGGTGGGAG ACTGAGAATGTCGAGGAGATCGCTTTGAAGATCTCACAACTGCCTCTGGCTTCTGGGAAACAAAAGAGGATTGCTGTGATTACTCAGGGTGCTGATCCAGTAGTTGTGGCTGAGGATGGGAAG GTGAAAACATTCCCTGTGATCCTATTGCCCAAGGAGAAGCTTGTTGACACCAATGGCGCTG GTGATGCGTTTGTTGGAGGCTTCCTCTCTCAGTTGGTTCAAGGGAAGAGCATCGAGGACTGCGTAAAGGCCGGTTGCTACGCAGCAAACGTTATCATCCAGCAGTCTGGCTGCACTTACCCTGAGAAGCCCGACTTCAACTAG